A genomic stretch from Desulfolutivibrio sulfodismutans DSM 3696 includes:
- a CDS encoding UDP-glucuronic acid decarboxylase family protein translates to MHLKKRVLVTGGAGFLGSHLCKRLLADNCEVVCLDNCFTGSKQNILPLMSNPNFEFLRHDITFPLFIEVDEIYNLACPASPIHYQHDPVQTTKTSVHGAINMLGLAKRLKAKIMQASTSEVYGDPAVHPQPESYWGNVNPIGFRSCYDEGKRCAETLFFDYRRQHKLRIKVARIFNTYGPNMHPNDGRVVSNFIIQALQGKPLTVYGKGQQTRSFCYVDDLVEGFVRLMNNTGDDFTGPANLGNPGEFTILELAELVLKHTGSKSKIDFKPLPEDDPKQRRPDITLAKSVFGWEPTIKLEEGLEKTIPYFKKILESA, encoded by the coding sequence ATGCATCTGAAAAAACGTGTTTTGGTCACCGGCGGCGCGGGCTTTTTGGGCTCCCACCTGTGCAAACGGCTCCTTGCCGACAACTGCGAAGTCGTGTGCCTGGACAATTGTTTCACCGGCTCCAAGCAGAACATCCTGCCGCTTATGAGCAACCCGAATTTCGAGTTCCTGCGGCACGACATCACCTTCCCGTTGTTTATTGAAGTGGATGAGATCTACAACCTGGCCTGCCCGGCCTCGCCCATCCACTACCAGCACGATCCCGTGCAGACCACCAAGACCAGCGTGCATGGCGCCATCAACATGCTTGGCCTGGCCAAACGCCTCAAAGCCAAAATCATGCAGGCCTCGACCTCCGAGGTCTACGGCGATCCGGCCGTGCATCCCCAGCCCGAATCCTATTGGGGCAACGTCAACCCCATTGGGTTCCGTTCCTGCTACGACGAAGGCAAGCGCTGCGCCGAGACGCTTTTCTTCGACTATCGCCGCCAGCACAAACTGCGCATCAAGGTGGCCCGAATTTTCAACACCTACGGCCCCAACATGCACCCCAACGACGGCCGGGTGGTCTCCAACTTCATCATCCAGGCCCTGCAGGGCAAGCCGCTGACGGTGTACGGCAAAGGCCAGCAGACCCGGTCGTTCTGCTATGTGGACGACCTCGTCGAGGGTTTTGTGCGGCTCATGAACAACACCGGTGACGATTTCACCGGGCCCGCCAACTTGGGCAACCCCGGCGAGTTCACCATCCTGGAACTGGCCGAACTGGTGCTCAAGCACACCGGCTCGAAATCCAAGATCGACTTCAAACCCCTGCCCGAAGACGATCCCAAACAGCGTCGTCCGGATATCACCCTGGCCAAGTCGGTCTTCGGCTGGGAACCCACCATCAAACTCGAAGAGGGCCTGGAAAAAACCATCCCCTACTTCAAAAAAATACTCGAATCGGCCTAG